One stretch of Hevea brasiliensis isolate MT/VB/25A 57/8 chromosome 12, ASM3005281v1, whole genome shotgun sequence DNA includes these proteins:
- the LOC110636861 gene encoding protein CLT2, chloroplastic isoform X2: MLLYKTTSLNALISPYPTRLHSYNVNGSMSFPTKPSLRLSQSQTPLSRRSPKLTRGGDIRINRNSHKTPNFTVRASNETPPVLHFTSSSNNSKLVLISSAITVTLAVANRVLYKLALVPMKQYPFFLAQFTTFGYVMIYFSILFMRYRAGIVTGEMIGLPKSRFVAIGILEALGVATGMSAAAMLPGPAIPILSQTFLVWQLAFSALLLGRRYSFKQITGCMLVAFGVVVAVASGSSADQMLSGFEFIWPAVMIISSAFQAGASIIKALFVLLLLPLLSNLKGIPFAQLPSYMKSGAGCLVNIGRNIPGCNGAPLLPLLYVTMNMAFNVSLLNLVKISSAVVASLAVMLSVPISIYVLSLPLPYLPEGASLSPFFLLGSTILVLGLVLYNVARPVKQASN, translated from the exons ATGCTACTGTACAAAACGACGTCGTTGAATGCCCTTATCTCCCCTTACCCAACTCGGCTCCATAGCTACAACGTTAATGGTTCAATGTCCTTCCCAACAAAACCCAGTCTCCGTCTTTCACAATCACAGACCCCACTCTCTAGGAGGTCTCCTAAACTCACCCGGGGTGGTGATATTCGCATCAATCGCAACTCACACAAGACCCCCAATTTCACCGTTCGCGCGTCAAATGAAACCCCACCAGTACTGCACTTCACCTCCTCTAGCAATAACAGCAAACTGGTCCTTATTAGCTCTGCGATTACCGTAACATTAGCCGTTGCAAATCGGGTGCTCTACAAGCTCGCCCTTGTCCCTATGAAACAGTATCCTTTCTTCTTAGCCCAATTTACCACTTTCGG GTACGTGATGATTTACTTTTCGATATTGTTTATGCGGTACCGTGCAGGAATTGTGACTGGTGAGATGATCGGTCTTCCAAAATCACGGTTTGTGGCAATTGGGATTTTAGAAGCACTTGGGGTAGCAACTGGAATGTCTGCTGCTG CCATGCTTCCTGGACCTGCTATACCCATATTGAGTCAG ACATTTTTGGTTTGGCAACTAGCATTTTCTGCCCTTCTCTTGGGAAGAAGGTACTCATTTAAGCAAATAACTGGCTGCATGCTTGTAGCTTTTGGTGTAGTGGTGGCTGTTGCAAG CGGATCCAGTGCTGATCAGATGCTATCTGGATTTGAGTTCATCTGGCCGGCTGTAATGATAATATCAAGTGCTTTTCAAGCTGGTGCATCTATCATAAAG GCTCTTTTTGTGCTCCTCCTCCTACCTTTATTGTCAAACTTAAAAGGCATACCCTTTGCTCAACTTCCTTCATATATGAAAAGTGGTGCTGGTTGCTTAGTGAATATTGGAAGAAATATACCAG GCTGCAATGGCGCTCCATTGCTTCCACTGCTTTACGTAACTATGAATATGGCTTTCAACGTATCATTGCTCAATCTGGTGAAAATTTCTTCTGCAGTTGTTGCCTCTCTTGCTGTAATGTTGTCAg TGCCAATATCAATTTATGTGTTATCTCTTCCATTGCCATATCTTCCTGAGGGTGCAAGTTTGAGCCCATTTTTTCTGCTCGGTAGCACGATCCTTGTCTTGGGTCTTGTTCTGTACAATGTAGCACGGCCTGTTAAGCAGGCTTCAAATTAA
- the LOC110636861 gene encoding protein CLT2, chloroplastic isoform X1, whose translation MLLYKTTSLNALISPYPTRLHSYNVNGSMSFPTKPSLRLSQSQTPLSRRSPKLTRGGDIRINRNSHKTPNFTVRASNETPPVLHFTSSSNNSKLVLISSAITVTLAVANRVLYKLALVPMKQYPFFLAQFTTFGYVMIYFSILFMRYRAGIVTGEMIGLPKSRFVAIGILEALGVATGMSAAAMLPGPAIPILSQTFLVWQLAFSALLLGRRYSFKQITGCMLVAFGVVVAVASGSSADQMLSGFEFIWPAVMIISSAFQAGASIIKEFIFVDAAKRLKGKSLDIFVVNSFGSGFQALFVLLLLPLLSNLKGIPFAQLPSYMKSGAGCLVNIGRNIPGCNGAPLLPLLYVTMNMAFNVSLLNLVKISSAVVASLAVMLSVPISIYVLSLPLPYLPEGASLSPFFLLGSTILVLGLVLYNVARPVKQASN comes from the exons ATGCTACTGTACAAAACGACGTCGTTGAATGCCCTTATCTCCCCTTACCCAACTCGGCTCCATAGCTACAACGTTAATGGTTCAATGTCCTTCCCAACAAAACCCAGTCTCCGTCTTTCACAATCACAGACCCCACTCTCTAGGAGGTCTCCTAAACTCACCCGGGGTGGTGATATTCGCATCAATCGCAACTCACACAAGACCCCCAATTTCACCGTTCGCGCGTCAAATGAAACCCCACCAGTACTGCACTTCACCTCCTCTAGCAATAACAGCAAACTGGTCCTTATTAGCTCTGCGATTACCGTAACATTAGCCGTTGCAAATCGGGTGCTCTACAAGCTCGCCCTTGTCCCTATGAAACAGTATCCTTTCTTCTTAGCCCAATTTACCACTTTCGG GTACGTGATGATTTACTTTTCGATATTGTTTATGCGGTACCGTGCAGGAATTGTGACTGGTGAGATGATCGGTCTTCCAAAATCACGGTTTGTGGCAATTGGGATTTTAGAAGCACTTGGGGTAGCAACTGGAATGTCTGCTGCTG CCATGCTTCCTGGACCTGCTATACCCATATTGAGTCAG ACATTTTTGGTTTGGCAACTAGCATTTTCTGCCCTTCTCTTGGGAAGAAGGTACTCATTTAAGCAAATAACTGGCTGCATGCTTGTAGCTTTTGGTGTAGTGGTGGCTGTTGCAAG CGGATCCAGTGCTGATCAGATGCTATCTGGATTTGAGTTCATCTGGCCGGCTGTAATGATAATATCAAGTGCTTTTCAAGCTGGTGCATCTATCATAAAG GAATTTATATTTGTGGATGCTGCAAAACGCTTAAAG GGAAAGTCACTTGACATATTTGTTGTCAATTCTTTTGGTTCCGGATTTCAG GCTCTTTTTGTGCTCCTCCTCCTACCTTTATTGTCAAACTTAAAAGGCATACCCTTTGCTCAACTTCCTTCATATATGAAAAGTGGTGCTGGTTGCTTAGTGAATATTGGAAGAAATATACCAG GCTGCAATGGCGCTCCATTGCTTCCACTGCTTTACGTAACTATGAATATGGCTTTCAACGTATCATTGCTCAATCTGGTGAAAATTTCTTCTGCAGTTGTTGCCTCTCTTGCTGTAATGTTGTCAg TGCCAATATCAATTTATGTGTTATCTCTTCCATTGCCATATCTTCCTGAGGGTGCAAGTTTGAGCCCATTTTTTCTGCTCGGTAGCACGATCCTTGTCTTGGGTCTTGTTCTGTACAATGTAGCACGGCCTGTTAAGCAGGCTTCAAATTAA
- the LOC110636861 gene encoding protein CLT2, chloroplastic isoform X3 — protein sequence MIGLPKSRFVAIGILEALGVATGMSAAAMLPGPAIPILSQTFLVWQLAFSALLLGRRYSFKQITGCMLVAFGVVVAVASGSSADQMLSGFEFIWPAVMIISSAFQAGASIIKEFIFVDAAKRLKGKSLDIFVVNSFGSGFQALFVLLLLPLLSNLKGIPFAQLPSYMKSGAGCLVNIGRNIPGCNGAPLLPLLYVTMNMAFNVSLLNLVKISSAVVASLAVMLSVPISIYVLSLPLPYLPEGASLSPFFLLGSTILVLGLVLYNVARPVKQASN from the exons ATGATCGGTCTTCCAAAATCACGGTTTGTGGCAATTGGGATTTTAGAAGCACTTGGGGTAGCAACTGGAATGTCTGCTGCTG CCATGCTTCCTGGACCTGCTATACCCATATTGAGTCAG ACATTTTTGGTTTGGCAACTAGCATTTTCTGCCCTTCTCTTGGGAAGAAGGTACTCATTTAAGCAAATAACTGGCTGCATGCTTGTAGCTTTTGGTGTAGTGGTGGCTGTTGCAAG CGGATCCAGTGCTGATCAGATGCTATCTGGATTTGAGTTCATCTGGCCGGCTGTAATGATAATATCAAGTGCTTTTCAAGCTGGTGCATCTATCATAAAG GAATTTATATTTGTGGATGCTGCAAAACGCTTAAAG GGAAAGTCACTTGACATATTTGTTGTCAATTCTTTTGGTTCCGGATTTCAG GCTCTTTTTGTGCTCCTCCTCCTACCTTTATTGTCAAACTTAAAAGGCATACCCTTTGCTCAACTTCCTTCATATATGAAAAGTGGTGCTGGTTGCTTAGTGAATATTGGAAGAAATATACCAG GCTGCAATGGCGCTCCATTGCTTCCACTGCTTTACGTAACTATGAATATGGCTTTCAACGTATCATTGCTCAATCTGGTGAAAATTTCTTCTGCAGTTGTTGCCTCTCTTGCTGTAATGTTGTCAg TGCCAATATCAATTTATGTGTTATCTCTTCCATTGCCATATCTTCCTGAGGGTGCAAGTTTGAGCCCATTTTTTCTGCTCGGTAGCACGATCCTTGTCTTGGGTCTTGTTCTGTACAATGTAGCACGGCCTGTTAAGCAGGCTTCAAATTAA
- the LOC110636862 gene encoding uncharacterized protein LOC110636862: MMEETKNLDLDRSIKKEAPQLAALLKEMKGVLDTVTSKVQALTAKVKANDFPTAGGISYLEAKHLLLLNYCQSLVYYSLRKAKGLSIEKHPVVQSLIEIRLFLEKIRPIDQKMEYQVQKLTRDIGRAAEQLNLKEKESEATEKSEDLLKYHPNPEMLVSRSDMMAEDGNAVYRPPKIAPTLMEEDKMSKQERNALRREKETQRRAKEGYMKDLIDDLEGRPEEVRENVGNESREFIRYQQQWEERAQREEELFTRAPVTKMEKKKEKHLKKSRDGLLALTDGFFDEIKTLPLEGDTGDQTKNFNNGSSATGRLKKRKRRY, translated from the exons ATGATGGAGGAGACTAAGAATTTGGACCTTGATCGAAGCATAAAGAA GGAGGCTCCTCAATTAGCTGCACTGCTGAAAGAAATGAAAGGAGTGTTGGATACAGTGACAAGTAAGGTGCAGGCTTTAACTGCTAAG GTGAAAGCAAATGACTTTCCAACAGCAGGCGGAATAAGCTATCTTGAGGCTAAACATTTGCTGCTCCTAAACTATTGCCAATCACTTGTATATTATTCGCTTCGCAAGGCAAAAGGCTTGTCAATTGAGAAACATCCTGTAGTTCAGAGCCTTATAGAGATTCGGTTGTTTTTGGAGAAG ATTCGGCCAATTGACCAAAAAATGGAATACCAAGTTCAAAAGCTCACCAGGGATATTGGGCGTGCAGCGGAGCAACTAAATCTGAAGGAAAAGGAATCAGAGGCAACTGAGAAATCGGAGGATTTGTTGAAATATCATCCAAACCCAGAAATGTTGGTCAGCAGATCTGATATGATGGCTGAG GATGGTAATGCTGTGTATCGACCACCAAAAATTGCTCCCACTCTCATGGAGGAGGATAAGATGTCAAAACAGGAAAGAAATGCCTTGAGAAGGGAGAAAGAGACTCAGCGACGAGCTAAGGAGGGCTATATGAAAGACTTGATAGATGATTTGGAGGGAAGACCTGAAGAG GTTAGAGAAAATGTTGGAAATGAGAGTAGGGAATTTATTAGATATCAGCAGCAATGGGAAGAACGTGCCCAACGAGAAGAGGAGCTCTTTACACGTGCTCCTGTTACAAAGatggagaagaagaaggagaagcaTTTAAAGAAATCAAGAGATGG ATTGCTTGCTTTGACTGATGGTTTCTTTGATGAAATTAAAACCTTACCCTTGGAAGGTGATACTGGTGATCAAACAAAAAACTTCAACAATGGTAGCAGTGCAACTGGAAGACTGAAAAAACGGAAG AGGCGATATTAA